One stretch of Cohnella algarum DNA includes these proteins:
- a CDS encoding cation diffusion facilitator family transporter — MAKQRSQPAEHGAFVSMLGLFGLTLAKGAAGYLTGSKALVADACHSAADFSGAALSCMSYRNGAKPTRHDSASERRAAERVSGVILSALLLVAGLEIGLTSLRSMVRGVTEAPGWSAVAVIVAGIVVREGLVRYKKRHEAKLGIRFEPARGDQRSDIFASLTAIVGTAGAMAGQLFDMPVLYMLDPAAGAVIAVFVLRMGSQLVIKVTRPSEGRELGESDHLAMLEAIQRVDGVVTVDRLKARECGHYVIVEAVIRVNPRISVFEGHDIAMRVRRQLMKRFLHVSDASIQVEPFDPGYPYKSNHHEEELPILMQ; from the coding sequence ATGGCGAAACAGCGTTCGCAACCCGCCGAACACGGGGCTTTCGTATCGATGCTGGGTCTGTTCGGGTTAACCCTTGCCAAGGGCGCGGCCGGATATTTGACGGGCAGCAAAGCGCTGGTCGCCGACGCTTGCCATTCGGCCGCGGATTTTTCCGGGGCGGCGCTTTCCTGCATGTCCTATCGCAATGGCGCAAAGCCTACCCGCCACGACTCGGCTTCCGAGCGCAGGGCGGCGGAAAGGGTATCCGGCGTCATCCTGTCCGCGCTTCTGCTTGTGGCGGGGCTGGAAATCGGGCTGACGTCGCTGCGTTCCATGGTCAGAGGCGTGACGGAAGCTCCCGGTTGGAGCGCCGTCGCGGTCATCGTCGCCGGGATCGTCGTACGGGAAGGACTCGTGCGATACAAGAAAAGACACGAGGCCAAGCTCGGGATCCGGTTCGAACCGGCACGAGGCGATCAACGGTCCGATATTTTCGCCTCGCTGACGGCGATCGTCGGCACGGCCGGGGCCATGGCCGGGCAGCTGTTCGATATGCCCGTTCTCTACATGCTGGATCCGGCCGCGGGGGCGGTCATCGCGGTGTTCGTCCTGCGGATGGGCAGCCAGCTCGTGATCAAGGTTACGCGTCCTTCGGAAGGCCGGGAGCTGGGCGAGTCGGATCACCTGGCGATGCTTGAAGCGATCCAGCGGGTCGACGGCGTCGTGACTGTCGATCGGCTGAAAGCCCGCGAATGCGGTCATTACGTCATCGTCGAAGCCGTCATCCGGGTGAACCCGCGCATTTCGGTATTCGAAGGTCACGATATCGCCATGAGGGTGCGGAGGCAGCTGATGAAACGATTCCTTCACGTATCGGACGCAAGCATTCAGGTCGAGCCTTTCGATCCGGGCTACCCGTACAAATCCAATCATCACGAAGAAGAGCTGCCGATTCTTATGCAGTAA
- the secF gene encoding protein translocase subunit SecF, with amino-acid sequence MRYNFRNIDFVRKSKGFFIASIVTTVIGIVSLLIFGLNYGIDFKSGSSVDVAVTKSYDASEVRTFLDAEELGGYTLTTGDNRLSIRFEAVLDEAQQQKLQSDFRSKFDENASFEINIVDVEIAKEQERNALIGILVASIGILLYITIRFEWRFAVSAVVALVYDAFFVITLFSVFRLEVNLPFILAVLTVIGYSINDTVVIFDRIRENLRFAKIKSHEDLIQLVNTSVSQTLTRSINTVLTVAFAAICLFAFGSESIKMFSLAMIFGLISGAYSSIFIASPLWYLLRRNAKQRKPAKVQNAP; translated from the coding sequence GTGCGCTATAATTTCAGAAACATCGATTTCGTCCGCAAGAGCAAAGGTTTCTTTATCGCCTCGATCGTCACGACCGTCATCGGGATCGTTTCGCTATTAATCTTCGGACTCAATTACGGCATCGATTTCAAATCGGGCTCTTCGGTCGACGTTGCGGTGACCAAATCGTACGACGCGAGCGAAGTCAGGACGTTTCTTGACGCCGAGGAGCTGGGCGGATATACGCTGACGACCGGAGACAACCGGCTGTCGATCCGCTTCGAAGCCGTGCTCGACGAGGCCCAACAGCAAAAACTGCAATCGGATTTTCGCAGTAAGTTCGACGAGAATGCCTCGTTTGAAATCAATATCGTCGACGTGGAAATCGCAAAAGAACAAGAAAGAAACGCCCTGATCGGAATTCTGGTAGCCAGCATCGGCATTTTGCTCTACATCACCATCCGCTTCGAATGGCGGTTTGCGGTTTCGGCTGTCGTCGCCTTGGTTTACGACGCCTTTTTCGTCATCACGCTGTTCTCGGTCTTCCGTCTCGAAGTCAATCTGCCCTTCATTCTGGCTGTTTTGACGGTTATCGGCTATTCGATCAACGACACGGTCGTTATTTTCGACCGGATCCGCGAGAACCTGCGTTTCGCCAAAATCAAATCGCACGAAGATCTTATTCAACTCGTCAACACGAGCGTCAGCCAGACGCTGACCCGCTCGATCAATACCGTGCTTACCGTCGCGTTCGCGGCGATCTGTCTGTTCGCGTTCGGCAGCGAATCGATCAAAATGTTCTCGCTCGCCATGATTTTCGGCTTGATCAGCGGCGCCTACTCGTCCATTTTCATCGCCAGTCCGCTTTGGTATTTGCTCCGCCGCAACGCGAAGCAGCGCAAGCCCGCAAAAGTCCAAAACGCGCCGTAA
- the secD gene encoding protein translocase subunit SecD, whose protein sequence is MKRLLAFVFVVVVCFGLIAWTSPGLLNSTKLGLDLKGGFEILYEAEPLTEGGTVTKESLTQTAHSLAKRADQTGVAEPEVTTEGSNRIRVKIAGIADEAKVRELMKKPAELQFRSADGCTSATDYCKVELDGSDFVEGAAKVQFDEFNNPMIAIQVKDKEDFAEISTRLVGKNLAIFLDGELLSDPVVNQPLTDGNAVITGQRTLSEAQDLAEIINLGALPLKLTEKYTQSVGATLGQKSLEETAIAGIIASVAILLFMLIFYRLPGVIASICLIVFVWLLLVVFWLIDATLTLPGIAAFILGVGVAVDTNIITAERIKDELRSGKSVASSLRAGNKHSFRTVIDAHITGIIAAAVLFYMGQGAVKGFAVVQLWSIVINIVTNLFLPRFLLHLLVRSGRFDKPSYYGVKESEIRAL, encoded by the coding sequence ATGAAACGACTGCTCGCATTTGTGTTCGTCGTAGTCGTCTGTTTCGGGCTTATCGCTTGGACGAGCCCGGGACTGCTGAATTCGACGAAGCTGGGGCTCGACTTGAAAGGCGGATTTGAAATTCTGTACGAGGCGGAGCCTCTGACGGAGGGCGGGACGGTCACCAAGGAATCGCTGACCCAAACGGCTCACAGCTTGGCTAAACGCGCGGACCAGACGGGCGTGGCCGAGCCGGAAGTAACGACGGAGGGCAGCAACCGCATCCGCGTCAAAATCGCCGGCATCGCAGACGAGGCCAAAGTTCGCGAGCTGATGAAGAAACCCGCGGAGCTCCAATTCCGCAGCGCCGACGGCTGCACGAGCGCGACGGACTATTGCAAGGTCGAGCTGGACGGCAGCGATTTCGTGGAAGGCGCGGCCAAAGTCCAATTCGACGAATTCAACAATCCGATGATCGCAATCCAGGTGAAAGACAAAGAAGATTTCGCCGAAATTTCCACCCGCTTGGTCGGCAAGAACCTGGCGATTTTTCTGGATGGGGAACTGTTGTCGGATCCTGTCGTTAATCAGCCGCTGACGGACGGCAATGCCGTCATTACCGGCCAGCGCACGCTGTCGGAGGCGCAGGACCTGGCGGAAATCATCAATCTGGGCGCCTTGCCGCTGAAGCTTACCGAGAAATACACGCAAAGCGTCGGCGCGACGCTCGGCCAGAAATCGCTGGAAGAGACGGCGATCGCGGGCATAATCGCTTCCGTTGCCATTTTGCTTTTCATGCTTATTTTTTACCGGCTGCCCGGCGTCATCGCCAGCATTTGCCTGATCGTGTTCGTTTGGCTGCTGCTCGTCGTATTCTGGCTCATCGATGCGACGCTAACGCTTCCGGGCATCGCGGCGTTCATCCTCGGGGTCGGGGTCGCGGTCGATACGAACATCATTACCGCCGAGCGGATCAAGGACGAGCTTCGTTCCGGCAAAAGCGTGGCCTCGTCCCTTCGGGCCGGAAACAAGCACAGCTTCCGTACCGTAATCGACGCGCACATTACGGGGATCATCGCTGCGGCCGTCCTGTTTTATATGGGGCAAGGGGCGGTCAAAGGTTTTGCAGTCGTTCAGCTGTGGAGCATCGTCATCAATATTGTCACGAACCTGTTTCTGCCGCGTTTCCTGCTGCATCTGCTCGTCCGGAGCGGTCGTTTCGACAAACCGTCTTATTATGGCGTAAAGGAGAGTGAAATCCGTGCGCTATAA
- a CDS encoding post-transcriptional regulator yields the protein MNGNNSETQIGDPELNRIVKQLCESKADEFRLLGYEEVKAEEVWECVSDKYHKTGTPSLHQIVSDILSLRVTQFMNFITLRIYRGEFR from the coding sequence ATGAACGGAAATAATTCCGAAACGCAGATCGGGGACCCGGAATTGAACCGTATCGTCAAGCAGCTTTGCGAAAGCAAGGCGGACGAATTCCGGCTTCTCGGCTACGAAGAAGTGAAAGCCGAAGAAGTGTGGGAATGCGTCAGCGACAAGTATCATAAGACCGGGACGCCCTCGCTCCATCAAATCGTCAGCGACATTCTGTCGCTGCGGGTTACGCAATTTATGAATTTCATCACGCTGCGCATCTATCGCGGAGAATTCCGATAA
- the spoVB gene encoding stage V sporulation protein B — protein MSARKQTFIQGAMILLAAGLINRLLGFVPRIALPRIIGAEGVGLTQLVLPFMTVVLTVIIGGLPLAVAKMVAEADTQGRSAQVRRIVRVAMTIAVTLSISVAAACLALSDWIAYEMMTDSRVRSVFLVMVPILPLIAVSSVWRGYFQGKQNMLPTAFASTIETIVRIVLTLLFAYMFLPMGLEAAAAGAMLGMGAGELAGLLVLAYQLYRDRKSDAESIPAGDAPDRPPPGGTGNGAERSLLRRMLGITVPVTGSRLIGSMSYLLESILTTRALVVAGLSVAAATAQYGALQGMVLPLLMLPGALTYSLAVSLVPALSEAAAQGDWSGIQKRLHQSMRLAVVTGAPFVALLGLFAHPICSILYDDDSMADMLRWLAPVAVFLYMQAPLQAALQALNRPGTALFNTFVGAVIKLALIVQLAALPEFGIKGAVIASSVNMGLVTLLHWISVARLTGFRLLPLDFIKVLAAMTLMGALALWIWNTRLLPWDLLNLGAAFLGSVCLYLLVLIALGLIDRHDVSRVPIVGRLFR, from the coding sequence ATGTCTGCACGCAAGCAAACGTTTATCCAAGGCGCGATGATTTTGCTCGCCGCCGGGCTGATCAACCGGCTGCTCGGCTTCGTCCCCCGGATCGCGCTGCCGCGCATCATCGGCGCCGAAGGCGTCGGTCTTACGCAGCTCGTGCTTCCGTTCATGACGGTCGTCCTGACCGTCATCATCGGCGGGCTGCCGCTTGCGGTCGCCAAGATGGTGGCGGAAGCCGACACGCAGGGCAGATCCGCCCAGGTCAGGCGAATCGTCCGGGTCGCGATGACGATCGCGGTGACGCTGAGCATCAGCGTGGCGGCCGCCTGCCTTGCGCTTTCGGATTGGATCGCCTATGAAATGATGACGGATTCCCGCGTCCGGAGCGTGTTTCTCGTCATGGTCCCCATATTGCCGCTCATTGCGGTTTCGTCGGTTTGGCGGGGATACTTTCAAGGCAAGCAAAACATGCTGCCGACGGCTTTCGCCTCGACCATTGAAACGATCGTTCGCATCGTTCTCACTCTGCTGTTCGCCTACATGTTCTTGCCGATGGGCTTGGAAGCCGCCGCCGCGGGCGCGATGCTCGGCATGGGCGCGGGCGAATTGGCCGGGCTGCTCGTGCTGGCGTATCAGCTGTACCGCGACCGCAAATCGGACGCGGAATCGATTCCCGCCGGGGACGCCCCCGATCGACCGCCGCCCGGCGGGACCGGCAACGGAGCGGAGCGCTCGCTCCTGCGCCGCATGCTCGGCATCACCGTTCCGGTTACCGGAAGCCGGCTGATCGGTTCGATGTCCTACTTGCTGGAATCGATCCTGACCACGCGGGCGCTCGTCGTCGCCGGACTGTCCGTCGCGGCCGCCACCGCGCAGTACGGGGCTTTGCAGGGCATGGTTCTGCCGCTGCTGATGCTTCCGGGCGCTCTGACGTATTCGCTGGCTGTCTCTCTCGTCCCCGCGTTGTCCGAAGCGGCGGCGCAAGGCGACTGGTCCGGCATCCAGAAGCGCCTTCACCAGTCGATGCGGCTTGCGGTCGTTACCGGGGCGCCGTTCGTCGCGCTGCTCGGGCTGTTTGCCCACCCTATCTGCTCGATTCTGTACGATGACGACTCGATGGCGGATATGCTGCGTTGGCTGGCTCCGGTCGCGGTGTTTTTGTACATGCAGGCACCGCTTCAAGCGGCGCTTCAGGCGCTTAACCGCCCCGGCACCGCGCTGTTCAACACGTTTGTCGGGGCCGTCATCAAGCTTGCCCTGATCGTTCAGCTCGCGGCCTTGCCCGAGTTCGGGATCAAGGGGGCGGTCATCGCCAGCTCCGTCAATATGGGCCTCGTCACGCTGCTGCATTGGATCAGCGTCGCGCGCCTGACCGGCTTCCGCTTGCTGCCGCTGGATTTCATCAAGGTGCTGGCGGCGATGACGCTGATGGGAGCGCTGGCCCTGTGGATTTGGAACACGCGCCTGCTTCCGTGGGATTTGTTGAATTTGGGCGCGGCTTTTCTCGGCTCGGTTTGCCTTTATTTGCTCGTTCTGATCGCGCTCGGGTTGATCGATCGCCACGACGTTTCGCGCGTGCCGATTGTCGGACGGCTGTTCCGTTGA
- a CDS encoding DUF421 domain-containing protein: MELATILLRTVIMYVFVFVMLRLMGKREIGKLSVFDMVISIMIAEIAVISIENPDRSMKVTVIPIILLVVIQLLIAFVTLKNRRIREWFDGKPSVLIRNGHLNAWEMRSQRYNLDDLMTQLRENQVDSVEQVELAVLESDGKLSVIPKDKKSGTAGGQGGDKETEPTVPKVRYELLPIALIMDGEVLDENLEKLGKNRFWLKKELRSRGIRSFDDVFFCSIDHNAKLYIGRKSANRS; encoded by the coding sequence ATGGAACTGGCGACCATCCTTCTTCGCACGGTTATAATGTACGTCTTCGTATTTGTCATGCTGAGGCTGATGGGGAAACGGGAAATCGGCAAGCTGTCGGTATTCGATATGGTCATTTCCATCATGATCGCGGAAATTGCGGTCATTTCCATCGAAAATCCGGACCGTTCGATGAAAGTAACGGTCATTCCGATCATCCTGCTGGTTGTCATTCAATTGCTGATTGCGTTTGTAACGTTAAAAAACCGGCGCATTCGCGAATGGTTCGACGGCAAACCGAGCGTGCTGATCCGCAACGGGCACTTGAACGCATGGGAAATGAGAAGCCAGCGCTACAATTTGGACGACCTCATGACCCAGCTCAGGGAAAATCAAGTGGACAGCGTGGAGCAAGTGGAGCTTGCGGTTCTCGAATCCGACGGGAAACTGTCCGTCATTCCGAAGGACAAAAAATCCGGCACAGCCGGCGGACAAGGCGGCGACAAGGAGACGGAACCGACCGTTCCCAAAGTCCGTTACGAATTGCTGCCGATCGCGCTGATCATGGACGGCGAGGTGCTGGACGAAAACCTGGAGAAGCTCGGGAAAAACCGTTTCTGGCTAAAAAAGGAGCTTCGTTCCCGAGGCATTCGGTCCTTTGACGACGTGTTTTTTTGCAGCATCGACCACAACGCCAAACTTTACATCGGCCGCAAATCCGCCAATCGTTCGTAA
- a CDS encoding TIGR04086 family membrane protein, with protein sequence MNRFPKVAGNRIASPLVSGLLWSVIWLAAGTLLISLLLYATSLNESDLVKWVFGIHGFASLCGGFTAARKSGEKGWRIGLITGLFYAVLVLLASFLANDLGWSLRIPMMAGIAALAGAVGGMLGVNTGGPTPASKR encoded by the coding sequence ATGAACCGCTTCCCGAAAGTGGCCGGAAACCGGATCGCTTCTCCCCTCGTTTCCGGGCTTCTCTGGTCGGTCATTTGGCTTGCGGCAGGGACTTTGCTGATTTCGCTGCTGCTTTATGCCACATCCCTGAACGAATCGGACCTCGTCAAATGGGTATTCGGCATTCACGGATTCGCTTCGCTGTGCGGCGGGTTCACGGCAGCGAGAAAATCGGGGGAAAAAGGATGGCGGATCGGCTTGATTACCGGACTGTTCTACGCGGTGCTCGTCCTGCTCGCCAGCTTTCTCGCCAACGATCTCGGCTGGAGCCTGCGCATCCCGATGATGGCCGGCATCGCCGCGCTTGCCGGGGCGGTCGGAGGAATGCTTGGCGTCAATACGGGCGGGCCTACGCCGGCTTCGAAAAGATAG
- the yajC gene encoding preprotein translocase subunit YajC encodes MWLSGETNAGGGGLLMTLLPFVLMFVIFYFLLIRPQQKKTKERNNMLRALKKGDKVTTIGGLHGSIQEITDDKVVLKVNDVTKLTFDRSAINNVTARADTPAEGAE; translated from the coding sequence ATGTGGTTGAGCGGTGAAACCAACGCAGGCGGAGGCGGCCTGCTGATGACGCTTCTGCCTTTCGTGCTCATGTTCGTCATTTTCTATTTCTTGCTGATTCGTCCGCAACAGAAGAAGACGAAGGAGCGCAACAACATGCTGCGCGCCCTTAAGAAAGGCGACAAAGTCACGACGATCGGCGGCCTTCACGGCTCCATCCAGGAGATTACCGACGATAAGGTCGTCCTGAAGGTAAACGACGTGACCAAGCTGACGTTCGATCGTTCCGCGATCAACAACGTTACGGCTCGGGCCGACACACCTGCCGAAGGCGCCGAATAA
- the tgt gene encoding tRNA guanosine(34) transglycosylase Tgt has protein sequence MAAIRYELIKTCAQTGARLGRVHTPHGVIDTPTFMPVGTQATVKGMSPEELKTLGAQIILSNTYHLFLRPGHELIREAGGLHKFMNWDRAILTDSGGFQVFSLSEMRKIREEGVEFRSHLNGDKLFISPEVAMEIQNALGPDIMMAFDECAPYPAEYEYVKPSMERTTRWAERCLKAHARPHDQALFAIVQGGMYADLRKQSARDLTSLDFPGYAIGGLSVGEPKPLMYEVLEETVPLLPSDKPRYLMGVGSPDCLVEGSMRGIDMFDCVLPTRIARNGTMMTSQGRLVIKNAKHASDFGPIDPECSCYACRNYSRAYIRHLVRADEMFGLRLTTIHNLHFLVSLMEQVRQAIREDRLGDFRDEFFEKYGMARNESGF, from the coding sequence ATGGCAGCGATCCGTTACGAGTTAATCAAAACGTGCGCGCAAACCGGCGCCCGCCTCGGGCGCGTTCATACGCCGCACGGCGTCATCGACACCCCGACGTTCATGCCGGTCGGCACGCAGGCGACGGTTAAGGGCATGAGCCCGGAAGAATTGAAGACGTTGGGCGCGCAAATTATTTTAAGCAATACGTACCACCTGTTCCTCCGTCCCGGCCACGAGCTGATCCGCGAAGCGGGAGGCTTGCACAAGTTCATGAACTGGGATCGGGCGATTTTGACCGACAGCGGCGGGTTTCAGGTATTTTCGTTAAGCGAAATGCGGAAAATCCGCGAAGAAGGCGTGGAGTTCCGTTCGCATCTGAACGGAGACAAGCTGTTCATTTCGCCCGAAGTCGCGATGGAAATCCAGAATGCTCTCGGCCCCGACATCATGATGGCGTTTGACGAGTGCGCCCCTTATCCGGCGGAGTACGAGTATGTCAAGCCTTCGATGGAAAGAACGACCCGATGGGCGGAACGGTGCCTGAAAGCGCACGCGAGACCGCACGATCAAGCGCTGTTTGCGATCGTTCAGGGGGGAATGTATGCCGATTTGCGAAAGCAGAGCGCGCGCGATTTGACTTCCCTTGATTTTCCGGGGTATGCTATTGGTGGACTAAGCGTGGGAGAGCCGAAACCGTTGATGTACGAGGTGTTGGAGGAGACGGTGCCGCTGTTGCCGTCGGACAAGCCCCGCTATTTGATGGGCGTGGGTTCGCCGGATTGCCTGGTGGAAGGCAGCATGCGCGGAATCGACATGTTCGACTGCGTCCTGCCGACCCGAATCGCCCGCAACGGGACGATGATGACCAGCCAGGGGCGACTCGTAATCAAAAATGCGAAGCACGCCAGCGATTTCGGTCCGATCGACCCGGAATGCTCCTGTTACGCTTGCCGAAATTATTCCCGGGCTTACATACGCCATTTGGTCAGGGCGGACGAGATGTTCGGTCTCCGCCTGACGACGATTCATAACCTGCACTTCCTCGTTTCGTTGATGGAACAGGTCCGGCAGGCGATTCGGGAGGATCGGCTTGGAGATTTTCGGGACGAATTTTTCGAAAAATACGGCATGGCTCGCAACGAGAGCGGTTTTTAA